A genomic stretch from Edaphobacter aggregans includes:
- a CDS encoding DUF4159 domain-containing protein, whose protein sequence is MKVVQAMLVAVVAVVFCSAVAAYQRVADWGYQPEQSNVKAEFAWSRLSYTSNLGSSGYGGYGGYYGRGWATWSRDYPKADRQFLIALNRLTRIEGRPTEQVVNLDSDDIFNYPWVYAVQVQTWSFTEEEAKRLREYLLKGGFLMVDDFHGTADWENFMNGMRQVFPDRPVEDLENKDEIFHVLYDMDDRFQVPGEQYIRTGRTYEKDGYVAKWRAIRDDHGRIVVAICHNMHLGDAWEWADDPEYPEQFASMAFRVGLNYIVYGMTH, encoded by the coding sequence ATGAAGGTCGTGCAGGCGATGTTGGTTGCCGTGGTCGCAGTGGTGTTCTGCTCGGCGGTGGCTGCGTATCAGCGGGTGGCGGACTGGGGGTATCAGCCGGAGCAAAGTAATGTAAAGGCTGAGTTTGCGTGGTCGCGGCTGAGTTATACGTCGAACCTGGGGAGCAGCGGTTATGGGGGATATGGTGGGTACTATGGGCGCGGGTGGGCGACCTGGTCGCGGGATTATCCGAAGGCTGACAGGCAGTTTTTGATTGCGCTGAATCGGCTGACGCGGATTGAGGGTCGTCCTACAGAGCAGGTGGTGAACCTGGATTCGGACGATATCTTCAATTATCCGTGGGTGTATGCGGTGCAGGTGCAGACGTGGTCGTTTACGGAGGAAGAGGCGAAGCGGCTACGGGAGTATCTGCTGAAGGGCGGATTTCTGATGGTGGATGATTTCCACGGGACGGCCGATTGGGAGAACTTCATGAATGGCATGCGGCAGGTCTTTCCGGATCGGCCGGTCGAGGATTTGGAGAACAAGGACGAGATTTTTCATGTGCTGTATGACATGGACGATCGGTTTCAGGTGCCGGGCGAGCAGTACATTCGCACGGGCAGGACGTATGAGAAGGACGGCTATGTGGCGAAGTGGCGGGCGATTCGCGATGACCATGGACGGATCGTGGTTGCGATTTGCCACAACATGCACCTGGGCGATGCGTGGGAGTGGGCGGACGATCCGGAGTACCCGGAGCAGTTTGCTTCCATGGCGTTTCGCGTGGGGCTGAACTATATCGTTTATGGCATGACGCACTGA
- a CDS encoding glutamine amidotransferase yields the protein MFEFFFKYPITVFTKGRLVLLGAWPGWVLLLLIVASVAGLGWLIRSRLPEAAPKMQTWRAGVVWLLQSLLVTLVLVLLWQPAITVAELKSQQNLIAVLVDDSRSMAIADSGGDGKTAREAAAIRSLNEGILAGLQQRFQTRVYRMDSRIARVEKVDGMQATASATHINDGLKQLVAETADLPVGAVVLLSDGGENNGGIDLETISSLRNRRLPVHTVGFGKEQAGHDVEMDDVSVASRALADSRMKATVSFHQRGYAGGKTTLVVKDGNKALASKDVTLGADGAIQAETVFFNAGTAGVKQVQFSLEPLGGEENVANNATARLVSVSGDRRRILYVEGEPRWEYKFIRRAAEDDHSMQIVSMLRTTENKIYRQGISDPGELADGFPVKAEDLFRYDGIIIGSVEAGYFTPRQQELLREFVDRRGGGLLFLGGRFALADGGWGASSVTELLPTFLPNGKNTFHRDPATAQLTAAGADSAVMRLLDDPTKNVERWKKLPYMMDYQDAGSPKPGATVLAEMNVGRARLPLLVTQNYGRGRTAVMATSGTWRWQMSQALGDPTHDMFWQQLLRWVAADSPGRVMASMPVQRLMDDGRVRLTATVRDKEYVPAPDARVVAHVIGPEGTSALVDMRPVPDNAGTFQAEWTAEKPGSYVTEVTAGRGADELGRDVLTFERTDGVAENFHTEQNRELLEKLSSQTGGRYWKADELGRLPREISYSEAGISVRDTKELWNMPIVFLLLLGLMSGQWMLRRKWGVI from the coding sequence ATGTTTGAATTTTTCTTCAAGTACCCAATCACGGTGTTTACCAAAGGCAGGTTGGTGCTGCTTGGCGCGTGGCCGGGATGGGTATTGTTGCTGCTGATTGTTGCGTCGGTGGCAGGGTTGGGGTGGCTTATACGGTCGCGGCTGCCCGAAGCAGCTCCGAAGATGCAGACTTGGCGAGCGGGTGTGGTTTGGCTGCTTCAGTCGCTGTTGGTGACTCTGGTGCTGGTGCTGTTGTGGCAGCCAGCGATTACGGTTGCGGAGTTGAAGTCGCAGCAGAATTTGATTGCTGTGTTGGTGGACGACTCGCGAAGCATGGCGATTGCTGATAGTGGCGGTGATGGGAAGACTGCGCGGGAGGCTGCTGCGATTCGTTCACTGAACGAGGGGATTCTGGCGGGGTTGCAGCAGCGGTTTCAGACGCGGGTGTATCGGATGGATTCGAGGATCGCTCGTGTTGAGAAGGTGGACGGGATGCAGGCGACGGCTTCGGCTACTCACATTAATGACGGGCTGAAGCAGTTGGTGGCAGAGACGGCGGACCTGCCTGTGGGGGCAGTCGTGCTGCTGAGTGATGGCGGAGAGAATAACGGCGGGATTGATCTGGAGACGATCAGCTCGCTGAGGAATCGGCGGTTGCCGGTACATACGGTGGGGTTTGGGAAGGAGCAGGCGGGACATGACGTTGAGATGGATGATGTGAGTGTGGCCTCGCGGGCGCTGGCGGATTCGCGGATGAAGGCTACGGTGAGTTTTCATCAGCGCGGTTATGCGGGTGGTAAGACGACGCTGGTGGTGAAGGATGGTAATAAGGCGTTGGCGTCAAAGGATGTGACGTTAGGCGCGGATGGGGCGATTCAGGCGGAGACGGTGTTCTTCAATGCGGGAACGGCTGGAGTGAAGCAGGTGCAGTTTTCGTTGGAGCCGTTGGGGGGCGAGGAGAATGTTGCGAACAATGCGACGGCTCGGCTGGTGAGCGTGAGTGGGGATCGGCGGCGGATTCTGTATGTGGAGGGTGAGCCGCGGTGGGAGTACAAGTTTATCCGGCGTGCTGCGGAGGATGACCACAGCATGCAGATCGTTTCAATGCTGCGGACGACGGAGAACAAGATTTATCGGCAGGGGATCAGCGATCCGGGGGAGTTGGCGGATGGTTTTCCGGTGAAGGCCGAGGACCTGTTTCGCTATGACGGGATCATCATCGGATCGGTGGAGGCGGGATACTTTACGCCGAGGCAGCAGGAACTGCTGCGTGAGTTTGTGGATCGGCGAGGCGGTGGGCTGCTGTTCCTGGGTGGAAGATTTGCACTGGCCGATGGTGGATGGGGTGCTTCGAGTGTGACCGAGTTGCTGCCGACTTTTCTGCCGAATGGGAAGAATACGTTCCATCGCGATCCGGCTACGGCACAGTTGACGGCGGCGGGTGCGGATAGTGCGGTGATGCGTTTGCTGGATGATCCGACGAAGAATGTAGAGCGGTGGAAGAAGCTGCCTTACATGATGGACTATCAGGATGCGGGGAGTCCGAAGCCGGGTGCAACTGTGCTGGCGGAGATGAACGTGGGGCGTGCCAGACTTCCGCTGCTGGTGACGCAGAACTACGGACGGGGACGGACGGCGGTGATGGCGACGTCGGGGACGTGGCGGTGGCAGATGAGTCAGGCGCTGGGTGATCCGACGCACGATATGTTCTGGCAGCAGTTGTTGCGATGGGTGGCGGCTGATTCTCCGGGCCGCGTGATGGCGTCGATGCCAGTACAGAGGTTGATGGATGATGGGCGAGTGCGGTTGACGGCGACGGTGCGAGATAAGGAGTATGTGCCCGCTCCGGATGCGCGTGTTGTGGCGCATGTGATTGGGCCTGAGGGTACGTCGGCGCTGGTAGATATGAGGCCGGTGCCGGACAATGCCGGGACATTTCAAGCGGAGTGGACGGCGGAAAAGCCGGGATCGTATGTGACAGAGGTGACGGCTGGGCGTGGTGCGGATGAGTTGGGAAGAGATGTGCTGACGTTCGAGCGGACGGATGGTGTGGCGGAGAACTTTCACACAGAGCAGAACCGAGAGTTGCTGGAGAAGTTATCGTCGCAGACTGGTGGGAGGTATTGGAAGGCGGATGAGCTGGGGCGGCTGCCGCGCGAGATTTCGTACTCGGAGGCGGGGATCTCGGTGCGGGATACGAAGGAACTTTGGAACATGCCGATTGTGTTTCTGTTGCTGCTGGGGTTGATGTCGGGGCAATGGATGCTGCGGCGCAAGTGGGGTGTGATATGA
- a CDS encoding glycoside hydrolase family 3 protein: MAHHHIRLLSGIFAALTLLPLRAQQQPDPATLPYMNPALPIDQRVDDLIGRMTLEEKVSQMRDRAPTISRLNIPRYDWWNEGLHGVAFAGNATNFPQVIGMAATWDTDLVHTMGQTISTEARAKYNQAMRDNDHEMFFGLTFWAPNINIFRDPRWGRGQETYGEDPFLTGRMGVAFVSGMQGDDPKYLKLVSTPKHYAVHSGPELLRHRFNVDVSPHDLEDTYLPAFRATVTDAHAQSVMCAYNAIDGAPACANTMLLRDHLRDAWHFDGYVVSDCAAVADVNTGHHYAPDMAHAAAAALKAGTDLECGFGQGQAFPALVEAVKQNLITEEEINTALHRLFRARFRLGMFDPPSTYAYGRIPFTEDNSPEHRALSLKAARESMVLLKNENHTLPLKSGTRHIAVIGPTAELVQSLQGNYNGPPPNPVYPLEGIEKRFSSAQVAYAQGSTLAEGLAMPIAHTALHPSKGTGSGLTGEYFNSKDLSGTPILTRTDRRINFNWDKVIPIPGLERNNFSIRWTGTFTPPAPGDYKLGVRVNYCYACENAEGFKLYFDDRLILESSAKRTGERGSVIEAPITLTDTKPHPIRLEYLHGSGSAGIDLTWQAPAAALRDEAVQAARSSDVTIALMGLSPSLEGEEMPVKLEGFSGGDRTAINLPAVQEELLKAVAATGKPLIVVLQNGSALAVNWAQQNAQAILEAWYPGEEGGTAIAQTLAGDNNPAGRLPLTFYASLDQIPPFEEYSMKDRTYRYFHGKPLFNFGDGLSYTTFAYSAVKAPSAAVKAGDPVTIEGTVKNTGPVAGDEVVELYLTQPQSPETPIRLLAGFKRVHLNPGQSTNVALTIDPRQLSQVDSKGTRTILPGEYTISLGGSQPNGTSTTQTTKFTITGQAELPK, translated from the coding sequence ATGGCACATCATCATATCCGCCTACTATCCGGCATATTCGCTGCCCTGACCCTCCTGCCGCTCCGTGCTCAACAACAACCAGACCCCGCCACACTCCCCTACATGAACCCCGCGCTCCCCATTGACCAGCGCGTCGACGACCTCATCGGCCGCATGACCCTCGAAGAAAAAGTCTCCCAGATGCGCGACCGAGCCCCCACGATCTCGCGCCTCAACATCCCCCGCTACGACTGGTGGAACGAAGGCCTGCACGGCGTCGCCTTCGCCGGTAACGCCACCAACTTCCCGCAAGTCATCGGCATGGCCGCCACATGGGACACCGACCTCGTCCACACCATGGGCCAGACCATCTCCACCGAAGCCCGCGCCAAATACAACCAGGCCATGCGCGACAACGACCACGAGATGTTCTTCGGCCTCACCTTCTGGGCGCCCAACATCAACATCTTTCGTGACCCCCGCTGGGGCCGCGGCCAGGAGACCTACGGCGAAGATCCATTCCTCACCGGCCGCATGGGTGTAGCCTTCGTCTCCGGCATGCAGGGCGACGACCCCAAATACCTCAAGCTCGTCTCCACCCCCAAACACTACGCCGTCCACAGCGGCCCCGAGCTCCTCCGCCACCGCTTCAACGTCGACGTCTCCCCGCACGATCTCGAAGACACCTACCTCCCAGCCTTCCGCGCCACCGTAACCGACGCCCACGCTCAATCCGTCATGTGCGCCTACAACGCAATCGACGGCGCCCCCGCCTGCGCCAACACCATGCTCCTCCGCGACCACCTCCGCGACGCCTGGCACTTCGACGGCTATGTCGTCAGCGACTGCGCCGCCGTAGCCGACGTCAACACCGGACACCACTACGCCCCCGACATGGCCCACGCCGCCGCCGCCGCCCTCAAAGCTGGCACCGATCTCGAGTGCGGCTTCGGCCAGGGCCAAGCCTTCCCCGCTCTCGTCGAAGCGGTCAAACAGAACCTCATCACCGAAGAAGAAATCAACACCGCCTTGCATCGCCTCTTCCGCGCACGCTTCCGCCTCGGCATGTTCGATCCGCCCTCCACCTACGCCTACGGCCGCATCCCCTTCACCGAAGACAACTCCCCCGAGCACCGCGCCCTCTCTCTCAAGGCCGCGCGTGAATCCATGGTCCTCCTCAAAAACGAGAACCACACCCTGCCCTTGAAATCCGGCACCCGTCACATCGCCGTCATCGGCCCCACAGCAGAGCTCGTCCAATCCCTCCAGGGCAACTACAACGGACCGCCGCCAAACCCCGTCTACCCGCTCGAAGGAATCGAAAAGCGCTTCTCCTCCGCGCAAGTCGCCTACGCCCAGGGCTCAACCCTCGCCGAAGGCCTGGCCATGCCCATCGCCCACACGGCCCTCCACCCCAGCAAGGGCACCGGCAGCGGCCTCACCGGCGAGTACTTCAACTCCAAAGACCTCAGCGGCACCCCTATCCTCACGCGCACTGACCGCCGCATCAACTTCAATTGGGATAAAGTCATCCCCATCCCCGGCCTCGAGCGCAACAACTTCTCCATCCGCTGGACCGGCACCTTCACCCCACCCGCCCCCGGCGACTACAAGCTCGGTGTACGCGTCAACTACTGCTACGCCTGCGAAAACGCCGAAGGCTTCAAGCTCTATTTTGACGACAGGCTGATCCTCGAAAGCAGCGCGAAGAGAACCGGCGAGCGCGGCTCCGTCATCGAAGCCCCCATCACCCTCACCGACACCAAACCCCACCCCATCCGCCTCGAATACCTCCACGGCTCAGGCAGCGCAGGCATCGACCTCACCTGGCAAGCCCCCGCCGCCGCCCTCCGTGACGAGGCCGTCCAGGCAGCCAGGAGCTCCGACGTCACCATCGCCCTCATGGGCCTCTCCCCGTCCCTCGAAGGCGAAGAGATGCCCGTCAAGCTCGAAGGCTTCAGCGGAGGAGACCGCACCGCCATCAACCTCCCAGCCGTGCAGGAAGAACTCCTCAAAGCCGTAGCCGCCACCGGCAAACCCCTCATCGTCGTCCTGCAAAACGGCAGCGCACTCGCCGTCAACTGGGCGCAACAAAACGCGCAGGCCATCCTCGAAGCCTGGTACCCCGGCGAAGAGGGCGGCACCGCCATCGCCCAAACCCTCGCCGGAGACAACAACCCCGCCGGCCGGCTCCCCCTCACCTTCTACGCCTCCCTCGACCAGATCCCGCCCTTCGAGGAATACTCCATGAAGGACCGCACCTACCGCTACTTCCACGGCAAGCCACTCTTCAACTTCGGCGACGGACTCAGCTACACCACCTTCGCCTACAGCGCCGTCAAAGCCCCATCCGCCGCCGTCAAAGCAGGCGACCCCGTCACCATCGAAGGCACCGTCAAAAACACCGGCCCCGTAGCCGGAGACGAAGTAGTCGAGCTCTACCTAACCCAACCCCAATCCCCCGAAACCCCCATCCGCCTCCTCGCCGGCTTCAAGCGAGTCCACCTCAACCCCGGTCAATCCACCAACGTAGCCCTCACCATCGACCCACGCCAGCTATCCCAGGTCGACTCCAAAGGCACCCGCACCATCCTCCCCGGCGAATACACCATCTCCCTCGGAGGCTCCCAACCCAACGGCACCTCCACCACCCAAACCACCAAATTCACTATCACAGGCCAAGCCGAACTCCCAAAATAG
- a CDS encoding tetratricopeptide repeat protein, protein MISLGRCGAVLVLALAGTGWAAAAATLESCDALRKHGQRAEANACYETLSRSNDAYLRAEGLWGLEQYEQANEAFRAAVAQPGSKAIYRVRWGLLLHERFNNKEAVDLFNEALQQDSTNARAYLGLALVSADGFDSKAEEYTAKALMLDPKLVEAHELKANLALENSKTQVAVEEADKAIALSNEALEAMAVHAAVEVLADRSPDVWFAKIRAVNPSYGEGYALVGYHLVLNRRYEDGVAYYRKAIEADPKLWAARSQLGINLMRLGQEEEPLKQLEMSYNNGQRDAATVNSLRLLDSYKNFVIFRDDTTILKLRKNEAELLRPYFEAELHKAMAAYEKKYKMKLPGPVQLEVYPDHEDFAVRTMGMPGLGALGVTFGEVVAMDSPSGRKPGEFNWGATLWHEMSHVYILSATNHRVPRWFTEGLAVHEEGEASPEWSDRLTPEVLLAIRDKKLLPVAQMDQGFIFPEYPSQVVVSYFQAGSICDYIKQRWGDDKLLEMVHSFAALKTTPEVIQKDLQISPEEFDKAYMAWLEKRAGQTAANFDAWRKGLKELATLAESKQNDAVVKAAPEVLRMYPEYVGDANAYEFFAVAQLAKGDKQGAMATLTAYEKMGGESPEALTKLASLEEELGHAKEAAATLDRINFIYPESEGLHRHLGELWLAQGNYAGAVREYSAVLALKPLDKASAEFDLAQAYFAAGEKDKAEESVLLALETAPGFRPAQKLLLQIKSEESKGTDANKSEKPN, encoded by the coding sequence GTGATTTCGCTTGGTAGATGCGGCGCTGTGCTTGTGCTGGCTTTGGCTGGCACGGGATGGGCTGCGGCTGCGGCGACGCTGGAGAGTTGCGATGCATTGCGTAAGCATGGTCAGCGGGCGGAGGCAAATGCCTGCTACGAGACGTTGAGTCGAAGCAACGATGCTTATCTGCGAGCGGAGGGGCTTTGGGGATTGGAGCAGTACGAGCAGGCGAATGAGGCGTTTCGTGCGGCGGTTGCGCAGCCGGGGAGTAAGGCGATCTATCGCGTGCGATGGGGATTGTTGCTGCATGAGCGCTTCAACAATAAAGAGGCGGTCGATCTTTTCAATGAGGCCTTGCAGCAGGACTCGACAAACGCGCGGGCGTATCTGGGGTTGGCGCTGGTGAGTGCGGATGGTTTTGATAGCAAGGCGGAGGAGTATACGGCGAAGGCCTTGATGCTTGATCCGAAGCTGGTGGAGGCGCATGAGTTGAAGGCGAATCTTGCGCTTGAGAATTCAAAGACTCAGGTGGCGGTGGAGGAGGCGGACAAGGCGATTGCTCTGTCGAACGAGGCGTTGGAGGCGATGGCTGTGCATGCAGCGGTGGAGGTGCTCGCGGATCGTTCGCCTGATGTCTGGTTTGCGAAGATACGCGCGGTGAATCCTTCTTATGGTGAAGGGTACGCGCTGGTGGGTTATCACCTGGTGCTGAATCGGCGGTATGAAGATGGGGTTGCGTATTATCGCAAGGCGATTGAGGCTGATCCGAAGTTGTGGGCGGCGCGGTCGCAGTTGGGAATCAATCTGATGCGGCTTGGGCAGGAGGAGGAGCCGCTCAAGCAATTGGAGATGAGCTACAACAACGGCCAGCGTGATGCTGCGACAGTGAATAGTCTGCGGCTGCTGGATAGCTACAAGAATTTTGTGATCTTTCGGGATGACACGACGATTCTGAAGTTGCGAAAGAATGAGGCGGAGTTGCTGCGACCTTATTTTGAAGCGGAGTTACATAAGGCGATGGCGGCGTATGAGAAGAAGTACAAGATGAAGTTGCCGGGGCCGGTGCAGTTGGAGGTGTATCCCGACCATGAGGACTTTGCGGTGCGCACGATGGGGATGCCGGGGTTGGGCGCGCTGGGCGTGACGTTTGGCGAGGTGGTGGCGATGGATAGTCCGTCGGGGAGGAAGCCGGGCGAGTTCAATTGGGGCGCTACGTTGTGGCATGAGATGAGCCACGTGTACATTTTGTCGGCGACGAATCATCGCGTGCCGCGGTGGTTTACGGAGGGGCTTGCGGTGCATGAGGAGGGTGAGGCTTCGCCGGAGTGGAGTGATCGATTGACGCCGGAGGTGCTGCTGGCGATACGCGACAAGAAACTGCTGCCGGTTGCGCAGATGGATCAGGGATTTATTTTTCCGGAGTATCCGTCGCAGGTGGTGGTTTCGTACTTTCAGGCGGGGAGCATCTGCGACTACATCAAGCAGCGGTGGGGCGATGACAAGCTGCTGGAGATGGTGCACTCGTTTGCGGCGCTGAAGACAACGCCGGAAGTGATCCAGAAGGATTTGCAGATATCGCCGGAGGAGTTCGACAAGGCGTATATGGCGTGGTTGGAGAAGCGTGCCGGGCAGACGGCGGCGAACTTCGACGCCTGGCGCAAGGGTTTGAAGGAGCTAGCGACCTTGGCCGAGTCGAAGCAGAATGATGCTGTGGTGAAGGCTGCTCCGGAGGTGTTGCGGATGTATCCGGAGTATGTCGGGGATGCTAACGCGTATGAGTTTTTCGCGGTGGCGCAGCTGGCGAAAGGTGATAAGCAGGGCGCGATGGCTACACTAACTGCTTACGAGAAGATGGGCGGCGAGAGTCCGGAGGCGCTGACGAAGCTGGCGTCTCTTGAAGAAGAGTTGGGCCATGCGAAGGAGGCTGCGGCTACGCTGGATCGGATTAACTTTATCTATCCGGAGAGTGAAGGGCTGCATCGGCATCTTGGAGAGTTGTGGTTGGCGCAGGGCAATTACGCTGGCGCGGTGCGGGAGTATTCGGCAGTGCTGGCGTTGAAGCCGCTGGATAAGGCGTCGGCAGAGTTTGACCTGGCGCAGGCGTACTTTGCGGCAGGCGAGAAGGATAAGGCTGAGGAGAGCGTGCTGCTGGCGCTGGAGACTGCTCCGGGGTTTAGGCCCGCACAGAAGTTGTTGTTGCAGATCAAGTCGGAAGAGAGCAAAGGGACGGACGCAAACAAATCTGAAAAACCTAATTAG